A genomic segment from Glycine max cultivar Williams 82 chromosome 1, Glycine_max_v4.0, whole genome shotgun sequence encodes:
- the LOC100819211 gene encoding AP-2 complex subunit mu produces MPVAASAIYFLNLRGDVLINRLYRDDVGGNMVDAFRTHIMQTKELGTCPVRQIGGCSFFYMRISNVYIVIVVSSNANVACAFKFVVEAVALFKSYFGGAFDEDAIRNNFVLIYELLDEIMDFGYPQNLSPEILKLYITQEGVRSPFSSKPSDRPVPNATLQVTGAVGWRREGLVYKKNEVFLDIVESVNLLMSSKGVVLRSDVTGKILMKCFLSGMPDLKLGLNDKIGLEKESQLKSRPTKSGKTIELDDVTFHQCVNLTRFNSEKTVSFVPPDGEFELMKYRITEGVNLPFKVLPTIKELGRTRMEVNVKVKSVFGAKMFALGVVVKIPVPKHTAKTSFTVTSGRAKYNASIDCLVWKIRKFPGQTEPTLSAEVELISTMTEKKSWTRPPIQMEFQVPMFTASGLRVRFLKVWEKSGYNTVEWVRYITKAGSCEIRC; encoded by the exons ATGCCGGTGGCTGCTTCAGCTATATACTTCTTGAACCTCCGCGGAGACGTTCTCATCAATCGCCTCTACCGGGACGATGTCGG GGGAAATATGGTCGATGCTTTTCGGACACATATAATGCAAACAAAAGAACTTGGTACTTGTCCTGTGAGGCAGATTGGTGGCTGCTCTTTCTTTTACATGAGGATCAGCAATGTTTATATTGTGATTGTTGTCAGTAGCAATGCTAATGTTGCTTGTGCTTTCAAGTTTGTTGTTGAG GCTGTTGCTCTATTCAAATCATATTTTGGTGGTGCCTTTGACGAGGATGCAATTCGCAATAATTTTGTACTCATTTATGAACTCCTAGATG AAATCATGGACTTTGGTTATCCTCAAAATCTTTCACCGGAAATCTTAAAGCTTTATATCACTCAGGAAGGAGTGCGTTCCCCATTTTCATCCAAG CCCTCAGATAGACCTGTTCCAAATGCGACTTTACAAGTTACCGGTGCTGTTGGTTGGCGGAGAGAAGGCCTTGTATACAAAAAGAATGAA GTCTTCTTGGATATTGTGGAGAGTGTGAATCTTCTTATGTCTTCAAAAG GTGTTGTTCTACGCAGTGATGTTACGGGGAAGATTCTTATGAAGTGCTTTCTTTCTGGAATGCCGGATTTGAAGTTGGGTTTGAATGACAAGATTGGCCTTGAGAAAGAGTCACAACTTAAATCACGTCCTACAAAAAG TGGTAAAACTATTGAGCTTGATGATGTCACTTTCCATCAATGTGTAAATTTGACAAGGTTTAACTCAGAGAAAACAGTTAGTTTTGTGCCACCTGATGGAGAATTTGAACTGATGAA ATATCGTATCACTGAGGGTGTTAATCTTCCCTTCAAAGTATTGCCAACCATCAAGGAACTTGGTCGAACACGGATGGAAGTAAATGTTAAG GTAAAGAGTGTCTTTGGTGCAAAGATGTTTGCACTAGGGGTTGTTGTTAAAATTCCTGTGCCAAAACACACTGCAAAAACGAGTTTCACAGTTACATCTGGCCGAGCAAAATATAATGCATCTATTGATTGTTTGGTTTGGAA AATAAGAAAATTTCCTGGGCAAACTGAGCCAACCTTGAGTGCAGAAGTTGAACTTATTTCCACGATGACAGAAAAGAAATCTTGGACTAGACCACCAATTCAGATGGAGTTTCAG GTTCCCATGTTTACGGCATCTGGTTTACGTGTCCGTTTTCTAAAG GTGTGGGAAAAGAGTGGATACAACACTGTTGAGTGGGTTCGTTATATTACAAAAGCGGGATCATGCGAGATAAGGTGCTAG
- the LOC100306105 gene encoding uncharacterized protein LOC100306105, protein MGFFKRIAGYLGFGNHEHDSKDEARDGQPRTTQPRKGFSVPAQVVVDRPHLAPVLTPSTSGDGGIQGLDWYVKRLKMDEDGDLADEFLDEVSSEKPEGHAVDHHKTQARFKPNNATKSVRVKKQILLDGKIIPQIVESHQGRL, encoded by the exons ATGGGATTTTTCAAAAGGATAGCCGGATATCTAGGGTTTGGAAACCACGAACACGATTCCAAGGATGAGGCCCGCGATGGTCAACCTCGTACCACACAACCTCGTAAAGGCTTCAGTGTCCCTGCCCAGGTCGTCGTCGATCGCCCCCACCTCGCTCCCGTTCTCACTCCTTCTACTTCCGGCGACGGTGGAATTCAG GGTCTGGATTGGTATGTAAAGCGTCTTAAGATGGATGAAGATGGTGATTTAGCAGATGAATTCCTTGATGAGGTTTCATCAGAGAAGCCAGAAGGACATGCAGTAGATCATCATAAAACACAGGCAAGGTTTAAACCAAACAATGCGACCAAGTCAGTCAGAGTGAAGAAACAGATCCTATTAGATGGGAAAATTATTCCACAGATTGTGGAATCCCACCAGGGCAGATTGTAG
- the LOC100788563 gene encoding protein LOL1: MLVPLAPYPPPPPPAPYTPPPNGAQSQLVCSGCRNLLLYPVGATSVCCAVCNAVTTVPPPGTEMAQLVCGGCHTFLMYIRGATSVQCSCCHTVNLALEANLVAHVNCGNCKMLLRYQYGARSVKCAVCSFVTSVGASTSTTEQKFST, translated from the exons ATGCTAGTTCCACTTGCCCCGTACCCTCCACCCCCTCCACCAGCTCCATATACGCCTCCACCAAATG GTGCACAGAGTCAACTAGTCTGTTCTGGGTGTAGAAACCTTCTGCTCTATCCAGTTGGAGCCACCTCTGTGTGCTGTGCTGTTTGCAATGCAGTCACAACAGTGCCACCTCCTG GCACAGAAATGGCCCAGTTAGTTTGTGGAGGCTGTCACACTTTCCTCATGTACATCCGTGGAGCCACAAGTGTGCAATGCTCTTGCTGTCACACGGTCAATCTAGCTTTGGAAG CAAATCTGGTGGCGCATGTCAACTGTGGGAACTGTAAGATGCTACTCAGGTACCAATATGGAGCAAGATCCGTGAAATGTGCCGTTTGCAGTTTTGTAACGTCAGTTGGG GCCTCGACAAGCACCACTGAGCAGAAATTCAGCACCTAA